The genomic interval GAGCTGTCCGGCCTGGAGGTAGGGATAATACTCGGGCGCGCTCACGGCGGTGACCCCGGCGATCATCGGCACGTGAAAGCGGGACACCACCTGCTGCACCCACTCCTTGGTCCCCGGATATCCCGCGCTGATGCTCACGATCATGTCGATCTGCTGAAAGTTCTCGATCCCCCTCATGACCGGAATCTTCGAGACCGGAACGCCTCGGCTGTCCACCGGGAACGTCTTCGGAATGCTGGTGCCCATCGAGGACATCACCAGCTCGTTCCCGACCTTGTAGCCCAGGTTCACGTAGTCGACGCCGAGTTTCTTTCCAAGCTCCGCGCCCATGGTCCGCAGCACGTCGTCGCCGATGGGAACGCCCGCGGGGTAGAGCTCGACGCCGATGATCTTGATGTTCCGCCGCATCAGCTGGCGGGCCGCGGCGAGGTGCATGGGATAGTTCTCGGCCCTCGTCCCGGGATCGTAGTCCGCGGCGACCAGCACCGTGGAGCCTTCCGGGAGGCGCTCGATGGCATCGTAGAAGCCCTTTGCGCGATGGCTGGGCACGACGGGCGCGAGGTGAAAGCCGAAGAGGAGCGGGGCGATGACCAGGAGCCCGACGGCCAGAAAGATCCATCGGCGGTCCAGCGCCCGCAGCCCGGCCAGGAAGTCCCTCACGCGCCTCCTTCCCCTCCGCCGCCGTAGGCCTTCTCGAGGCCGAGGATGACCCGGATGCCGGTGGCCATGACCCCGAGCGCCGCGCCGATCAGAATGCCCCGCTTCGCGGCGTTCTGCGGAATCTCCATCAACCAGTCCGCCGCGTCCGGTATGTAATGGCTAATCGCGTTGCCGAGCGGAACGCGGCCGATCATGAGGATGAACGCCGCGATGGCGAGCAGGAGCGCCTCAGGCGAGCGGATCCGGAACGCGCGGAACGCGGCGGACGCGATGAAGAACGCCAGGAGCGCGAACATGGTGGACGTCATCGGCGAGTAGAACGTGAGGTAAATCCACTGGAAGCGTGAATGCACGTCCGAGTAGTGGTTCCCTTCCGAGAACCCGATCGCCATCGTGGTCAGAAGGCCGAGGATGAGCACGATCTTGTAGATCCAGTCACCCTCTCTCCGCTGGGCCTGGCGGAGGTTGATACGCAAGAGATTCGCGACGCCCAGGACGTACGTGCAGCCGACCACCACGATCCCCCAGTTCTGCACGTCGCCGTAGAGATCGTGGATCCAGGGATGCGGCACGAAGAAACCGATCAGGCAGAAGATCCCCGACACCAGAGTGATCAGGATCGGGACTTCGCGCTTCATCGCGGACGCCTCACTGGGTGGCGAAGAAGCCGGTGAGCCACGACTGGCCGAAGGTGAGGAGGAGCGAGCCGGCGACGATGACCGCGATGAGGAAAATCTTGACCGTGTCGGAGGCCTTGAGGCTCCCCAGAAGGCGCGCGTCGTTCGAGAGGAGAGCGCTGGCCGCGAAATATTCCTCGCCGATCAGCGTGTAGTCGCAGGCGACGACGAAGAACGGCATCTGATGCACGTTGGCGGTGCCGGCGATCTGGATGGCCCCGACCGAGTGGCCGGTCTCCGCGAGGAGGAGCGATTCCGCGAAGAAGGCGCCGAGAAGGAAATTCGCGGCGGGACGCTCCCGGAGCATGATGCCGTTGACCGCCGCGACGTAGGCGAACTGCTCCGAGGTGATGTAGCGGACCTGGTCGCTCCGGTACGCGTCGGACCGGCCCACGTCCGCGTAGGCCGACTTGACTACCTCCTCGGCCACCGTGTAGACGCCCGGCGAGTTCGCGGGAACGAGCAGATTGGTCTCGTACTTGGCGGCCATCCGGGCGACCTTGGTCAGGAGGATCATGCTCGCGATGGTCTGGATGTCGTCGATCTCCTGAACCCCGGGCACGTAGAGGATGCCGCGCCCCATCTCCGTCGCTCGTCCGATCGCTTCCTCGATCGCGGCGAGCCCGGGGATCTTCCGGAAAGACCAGCGAACCCCGCTCTCGGCCTGGCGAATGTAGAAGAAGAGGAGAAAAAAGAAGATCCCTGCGACCACCAGGACGTTCAGCTTGGTCCGGTCGAACCACGCGGCGAGGGCCCGCGTCGGCGCGGAGACTTCGGAGTCGAGCTGAGGGTCGGTCGGCTGGGCGACGAGCTGATATTCGTAGAAGACGCCGGTCTGGACGGCGCCGTCGCGGAAGGAATGGGCCGTCCCCTCGATGGTGATCACCGGCGCGAAGGTCCCCCCGCGCTCGCGGCGGACGAGGACCCACTCCTTGGCCACGGGCGCTGGAGCGGTCCATTCGAGGGTGATGCTTCCCCCGCCGTCGTTCGGCGTGTCCCTTGCTCTGAGCGGGAAGGCGGCTGCGGGGGAGGCCAACAGGAGAGAACAGAGGAAAAACACGACTGAAACGGCCGCCGGGAGGTGTACGCCCGCTCTGCCACGCTCGACGCCCAGCACGCGAATTCGACCCCTCCCTACGTCTTACGTCCGGCGTTCCCAATCACGTTAGTGGCGCTCCGGCGCGGGTGTCAAGCGGCATCTGCCCGTTCCGAGGCTCTAGGACTCGATCATCTCCACGTTCGCGCGCGGCAAGAGCGTGCGTTTGCCGTCTCCAAAATCCACCTCGAGGACCCGGACTTTAGCTTCGGTCTCGAGAGGGACGAGCTCGGGCGGCAGGGACACGACCTTCCCGAGGCGCCCGAAGTACGGCTCTCGAATGGCGCGGATCAGGCTCCCGACCGTGAGCCCCTCGGGCTCGGCACCGTCGGCGCGAGCCTCCGCCGGGATCGCCTCCGTCAGGCGGGGCGCCACGATCTCGGGCCTGAGCACCCCCGCGCGGATCTGCGTCGCGCCGCTCACGGAGACCTTTCGCCCCTCGCAGCTTTTCAGGAGCTCGAACGTCCGGCCGGCCATCGGAATCTCTCCGAATCCCTCCGTGACGACGAGCGTCAGCCCCTTTTCCTCGGAGCCGGTGATCGCCACGCCCAGGTCGTAGCCGAGGAACTCGCGGAGGTCCTGGTCGTCGAACCCGCCGATGACCACGGCCTTCGCGCCGAGCTGGATCGCCCGGTTGAGGACCCTCGTCGTGACGTGCGATCCCCCCACGAGGACCTTCCCCCGTACATCGCTCCCGAGATTCGCCTCGGTCAGCGCCTCCCCCGGTCCCGCCACGCAGACGTGCAGCTGCCCGCTGATCTCTCCCCCGATGCCGAAGATCCCCTGGATGAAGGTGCCGCGCGTCTCGACGGTGACCCCCTGGCTCTCGTGCACCTCGACGACCGTCCCGTCGACGTAGGCGTCGACCTCGACCGGAATCGGCGGCTCGCGGAGCAGGGCCTGGCCCGTGACCGTGGAGACGCTCTCCACCGTGCCGTCGGTGGGCGACAGGACCTTCGACCGGAAGAGCCCGAAGAAGGAGCGGCTTTCCGCGATCGCTTCCCCTTTCTTCACCGGGGATCCGATCGGCTTCACGAGGCAGTCCGGGACATCCTCGGGGAGAACGCCCATGATGTTCGCCGCGTTCACGGTCTGGACGTTTCCGGGCAGCTCGGTCCGTGCGACGATCGTCTCGGCCTCGACCTTCTGTCCGACCGAGACCAGAACGGTTCCCGCGAGCGGGAGCTTCCTCTCCCGACGCAGCGTCGTGAAGGCGGAGACCTTGAGTCCGGGCGTGTACGAGTGGGCCATGCGTCAGACCTTCACGGCGGCAACGGGGTAGGCATCGAGCGCCTCATTCCATTCCGCCAGCTTCGAAATGCGGCGATCGCGGTCCGCGGGGAGCGTGAACGGCTGGCGACCCCGACAATCGAAGATCACGCCCACCACGCCGCCCTTCAAGACCACCTCGCGCTCACGGCCCTTCCCGGCGCCGACGTCGAGCCCCCGCTCGGGATTCAGGACGGCTTTCACCGACTCGCCCTCCGGCACGGGAACGAGCTTCAGATACCCGTACGGGATCGACAGGGTCTCCCGGCGTCCGTCCGGGAACTCCAGGGAGGCGCGCAGGGCCGTGACCCCCTCCTTCCCCGGGCCGACCGGCGCCACCGTCGAGCCGAGACGGATGAGGCAGTCTTTCTCGAACACCTGCTTCGCGGCCCTGGGATGCACGGTCGACAGAACGCCGAGCTGCGGCATCATGAAGATGGAATCGACCGCCAGCTCGGTCACGTGCTCCGGGAGGAAGGCGTCGAGAAGCATGAGCGCCGCCTGGGCCCGGCGCGGCGCGTGCGACAGGACGCCGCCGCTTCCCACCAGAAGGTCCAGGTGGTCGAGCCGCACCAGCGTCTCGCCGCTCCCCGTCTGCTCGAAGGTGTCCGAGATCGTCCGCTCCTGCTGCACCCCCTTGAGACCGACCGCCAGCATCTTGTGCTGCTCGAAGGCGAGGCGCAGCGCCTCCCGGGAGATCGCCTGCTCGATGATCAGCTCTTCCAGGGTCTGGGGAATCGTCGTCGGCCGGATCATCTTGTTCTTGATCCGATTTCTGAGATCGTGCTCGCTGATCTCGAACGGCACCCAGCGCAGGATGTTCGGGAGGCCGGCCTCCGCCAGGACGTTCGAAACGCTGTACGACATCCCGAGGTTGGCGCTGACCGTCCGGTTGAACACGCTCTGGAACACCGAGAAGACGTCGGTCGTCGCGCCGCCGATGTCCACGCCGATCACGCTGATCTTCTCGTCCCGGGCGATCGTCTCGATGATGAGGCCCACCGCGCCGGGCGTGGGCATGATCGGAACGGGCGACCACGTCATCAGCTTCCGGTAGCCCGGAGCGTGCGCCATCACGTGCTCCATGAACAGGTCATGGATCATGTCGCGCGCCGGGGTCAGGTTCTCCCGCTCGAGGACGGGCCGGAGGTTGTCGGTGATCTTGAGCGCGGTCTTGTGCGCCAGCCGCTCTTCCACGATCTTCCGCGCGTCCTTGTTCCCGGCGTAGATCACCGGCAGCTCGTACCCGGCGCCGAGGCGCGCTTTCGGGTCCGCCGCAGCGAGCAGCTCCGCCATCTCCGCGACGTGGGAGGTCGTCCCTCCGTCCACCCCGCCGGATAGGAGGATCATGTCGGGGCGAAGTTGGCGGATGCGCTTGATCTTCTGGTACGGCAGGCGGCCGTCGTTGCTCGCGATCACGTCCATCACGATCGCCCCGGCGCCGAGCGCGGCGCGCTGGGCGCTCTCCCCGGTCATGCTCTTCACCACGCCCGAGACCATCATCTGGAGGCCACCGCCCGCGCTGGAGGTCGAGATGTAGAGATCGACTCCCTGCGTTCCGGACTGGGGGGTCATGATCCTCTCGCCGTCCAGGATCTTCCGGCCGGCGAGCTCCTCCACCTCCATGATCGCGTTGAGGACGCCCCGCGTCACATCCTCGAACGGGGCTTCGACCGTGGTCGGCGCCTCGCCGCGAACGATCAGGCGATATTCGTCCCCGCGCCGCTCGATCAGGATCGCCTTCGTCGTCGTGCTCCCGCAGTCGGTCGCGAGTATCGAATTGATCGCTTCAGGCTTTGGGATCGTCACGGAGAATCCTTCCCTTTCCGGGCCTGATCGCGGGCCGCGCGCTCCTCGGCCTTCCGCTCGCGCTCGGCCTGCCTGGCCTTCTCGTCCCGGTCCTCGATCTTCACCAAGAGTACCTCGATGTTCTCGCGCCGCTCCATGAGCGCCGCGAATCGCTCGTATTCCGGGACCGTGAAGAGCGCCCGGACCATCGGCTCGAAAAAGTAGAGCGCCTGGCTCCCCAGGAAGGAGAGCGGCTTCACGCTTTCGAGAAACAGGATCGCCGGAACCGTCATCCGGCGCGACACCGCGAACTCGGCCAGCCGCTCCAAGAGACGCTCGTCTTCCGGAGAGCGCCCGCCGTCCCGAGCCGGGTCGGAGCCCGCGGGCGGATCAGGCCGCCTAGGCTTCCGCGGCACCTCGCCCGATACGGGCTTCGACGAACGCCACCACTTGATCGCGATTTCCTCCAAAGAGAAGCCGGACGCCTCGGTAGGCTTCCAGCCAGTTTCGCCGGTCGAATGGGCTCAGGAACACGCCGGTCCGATCCACGGTCATCCGCCGCATCTCCGTCCACGGACGCACGCGCGAGACCCCGAGCGAGCGCACCTCCAACGACTCCTTCGTCAGTCGGTAGCTCGTCGGGAGCAGAAACGAAGAGAGCGACGCCAGGACGAAGCCCGGAGCGGCCACGCCCAGGAACGAATCGTCGGTTCCCTTCTTCACGAGCATGCCCAGCACGACCGCGGCCACGATCAGCACCGCGGCGGCGAGGGGACGCTCACGCGCCGGCCAGGCGGTCCAGCTCAGCTCCCCTGCCTTGCGCGGCCGCTCCTCATGCGGCTCCGCCATGAGCCTCCGTGTCCTGCCAGCTGAGCTCCAGTCTCCGCGCGGCGCGGGCCTCGTCGAGGCGGCGTACCGGCGTCTTCGTGGGAGCGGCCTTGACCCGAGCCGGGTCCTCGATCGTCTCCCGGTCGATCGTGAGCATTGCCTCGGCGAACGAATCGAGGCTCGCCTTCGTCTCCGTCTCCGTCGGCTCGATCATGAGCGCCTCGTCCACGATGAGCGGGAAGTAGGTCGTCGGGGCGTGCATGCCGAAATCGAGCAGCCGCTTCGCCACGTCGAGCGCCTTCACGCCCCGCGCCTTCTGCCGGCTCGCCGAGAGGACGAACTCGTGCATGCAGTACCCGGGGTGCGAGGGCGCGTAGGCCTCCACGAGGCGCGCCTTGAGATAGTTCGCGTTCAGGATCGCCTCGCGGCTCACCTCGGAAATCCCCGTCCCGCCCAGCGTCCGCATGTAGCAGAGCGCGCGGAGGAGGATGCCGAAATTGCCGTAATGCGAGTGGACCCGGCCGATCGATCGGGGCCGCTCGTAGCTCCAGCTGTAGCGCTCACCATTCTTCTCGAGCACGGGGAGCGGGAGATAAGGCTCCAGCTCCTGCCGGGTGCATAGAACCCCGCCGCCGGGGCCGCCCGTTCCGTGGGGCGTCGAGAACGTCTTGTGGAGGTTGATGTGGGCGAAATCGAACCCCATCGCGCCGGGGTTCGCGAGGCCCACCATCGCATTGAGGTTCGCGCCGTCCAGGTAGAGGAGCGCTCCCGCTTCGTGAACCAGGCGCGCGATCTCCCCGACGTGCGTCTCGAAAATCCCCAAGGTGTTCGGGTTGGTGAGCATCATCGCGGCCGTCTTCTTGGTGATCGCGTTCCGCAGCGCGTCCATCTCCACGCGCCCGTCCGGCCCCGAAGGGACGGTCACGACCCGATAGCCGACCTGGTGCACCGTCGAGGGGTTCGTGCCATGGGCCGAATCGGGGACGATGACCTCTTCGCGGGCGTCTCCCCGATCGCGGTGGTAGGCGCGCGTCATGAGGATCGCCGTGAGCTCGCATTGCGCCCCGGCCACCGGCTGCGTCGTGATCGCGGGCATCCCCATCACCGTCTTGAGCCAATCTTGAAGCTCCCAGATGACCGCCATCGCTCCCTGCGAGGTCTCCTCCGGCTGCAACGGATGCAGCATTGCAAATCCCGCAATACGGGCCACTTCATCGTTTAGCTTCGGGTTGTACTTCATGGTGCAGGAGCCGAGCGGATAGATCGCTTTGTCGATGTGGTGGTTGAGCGTCGAGAGGTTCACGAAGTGGCGGACCGCGACCGGCTCGGACACCTCGGCAAGGGCGGGGGCCGCGCGCCGCAGGCGATCCTTGGGGATCACGCGCTCGGCTCCCTGCGCGGGCACGTCGAGCGGCATGAGCCGCGGGCCGCGGTGCCCAGGAACCGAGAGCTCCCTCAAGGTCAGCTCCGACACGCCGCCTCCGCCGGGGCCTTCGCCGCCGCGGTCCTCGCCCACTGGGCCGCGGTCTCGACGTAACGGTCGAGCTCTTCCCGGCTCCGCTTTTCCGTGACCGCCACGAGAAGATCCTTGCCGCGAGCGCGATCGAAGCGTGCCAGCGGAATCCCGGCCAGAATCTTTCGCTCGAGCGCGGCGCGCGCAAACGCTTCCGCGCTCCCTGGGAGCCGGACGACGAACTCGCGGAAGTAGGGGGCGTCCCCGTTCGCCAGGGTGATTCCGGGAATTTCGGCCAGGCGTCCCGCCAGGTAGTGCGCCCGCTCCAAGCACTGCGTCGCCACGTCGCGCATTCCCTGCGCCCCGAGGAGCGCCAAATGGACCGTGTTCGCGATCGACATCAGCCCTTGGTTCGTGCAGATGTTGGATGTCGCCCGCTCCCGGCGTATGTGCTGCTCGCGGGTCTGGAGCGTGAGCACGTAGCCGCGCTTCCCGTCCAGGTCGACCGTCGCGCCGGCCAATCGGCCGGGGAGCCGCCTCACGTCGGTCTTCCGGATCGCGAAGAAGCCGACCAGGGGACCGCCGTAGCTCATCGGGACGCCGATCGGCTGGCCTTCCCCGACGACGATGTCGGCGCCGTCCTCGCCCGGCGGCGTGAGGATCGCGAGCGCGACCGGATCCGCGACCGCGATCGAGTATCCGCCCGCCGCGTGCGCGGCCTCCGTGAGGACCTTTCCGTCCTCGACGATTCCCTCGAAGTTGGGCTGCGGCCAGATGACTGCCGCGATCTGCGGTCCCTCGGCTCGCGCGATCGACGCCGCGGACGTGCGCCCTCCCGCGAGCGGAAGGTCCTCGACCGTGAATCCGCCGGCCGACGCGTATGTTCTCAGTACTTCGCGGTAATGCGGGTGAAGCCCCGCCGAGACAAGGACGCGCGTCCGGCCGGTCGCGCCGGCGGCCAGGTGCGCGGCCTCGGCGGCGGCGGTCGCGCCGTCGTACATCGAGGCGTTGGCCACCTCCATGCCCGTCAGCTCGCGGATCAGCGACTGGTACTCGAACATGACCTGGAGCGTTCCCTGCGAGACCTCGGGCTGATACGGCGTGTAGGCGGTGGCGAACTCCGAGCGCGAGATGATCGAGCGGAGGGCGGCGGGGATGAAATGGTCGTAGATCCCGCCTCCGAGAAAGCAGGCGTAGCGGCTCGCGTCGGCGTTCCGCTCCCCCCACTGCTCGAACTTCCGGGCGATCTCGTACTCGGCGAGCGGCGCCGGTAGGGGGAGCGGTCCCGTGACGCGGAACTCCTCGGGGATCGACGCCCAGAGCGATTCGAGGTTGGGCGCGCCGATCCGCTCCAGCATCTGGCGGCGCTCGGCGTCGCTCCGTCCGACGAAACTCACGCGTGCGCCCCCAGGTGCTTCTCATAGGCGCCCGCGTTCAGGAGCGTGTCGATCTCCTTCGGGTTCGCCACGCGGATCCGGACCATCCAGCCCTTGTCGTAGGGCGACTGGTTCACGAGAGCCGGATTCTCCTTCAGCTCGGTGTTCACCGCCGTCACCTCGCCGCCCACCGGCGCGAAGAGATCGCTCACGGTCTTCACGGCGTCGATCGTACCGAATGCCTTCATCTGGGCTACCTTGGTCCCCGGCGCCGGCAGCTCGACGAAGATCACGTCCCCCAGCTCTCCCTGGGCGTAGTCGGTCACGCCGACGATCACCTCGTCGCCCTCCACGCGAATCCACTCATGCTCCTTCGTATAGTGAAGGCTCTTTGGTACGTTCATTTTGGGCTCCTGGGTTTCGGCGATTTGACGGATCCGTTGCGGTAGATCGGGCGGGACGTCACGGCCGCGGGGGCGCTCGTGCCGCGCGTGATGACCTCGACGCGGGCCCCGGGCTTCGCCGCGTCGCCGGCGAGATAGGCCATCGCGACCGGCCGCCCCACGCTGATTCCCATCGACCCGCTCGTCACGCGGCCGACCGGCTTCTCGTCGAAGCGAACCTCGCAGCCCGCCCGGGCGATCCGGTCTTCTTCCAAGACCAGGCCCAGGAGGCGCCGATTCACGCCCGCCTCCTTCACGCGGCGGAGCGCGTCCAACCCGATGAAATCCTGCTTCTCCCACCGGACCGTCCAGCCAAGCCCCGCTTCGAGCGGATTCGTGGTCTCGTCGATATCGTTTCCGTAGAGGCAGTAGCCCATCTCGAGACGGAGCGTGTCGCGGGCGCCGAGGCCGATCGGGCGGATCCCCTCGCTCTTCCCCGCCTCGAAGACGCGGTCCCAGAGATCGAGGGCGCGCGGAGCCCGGACATAGATCTCGAAGCCGTCCTCGCCGGTGTAGCCGGTCCGCGAGACGAGCGTCCAGTCGTCCCCCGCGCCCTCCTCGAACGCCTCGTAGAAGCCGAGGGCCCGAGCGCGGTCTCCGTAGAGGCGCGCCACGACCGCCTCCGCCCGGGGACCCTGCACCGCGAGCTGCGCGGTCTGCGCGTTCTCGTCGACGACGGTAACGTCCGCCGGCGCGTGCCGGCGGATCCAGGCGATGTCCTTCTCGAAATTCGACGCGTTCACGACCAGGAGGCGGTCCGGACCCGAGGCGTAGACCAGGAGATCGTCGATGATCCCGCCGGTCTCCAGGCACATGGGGGTGTAGACGACCTTTCCACCCGGAAGATTCCCCGCCTCGTTCGTGACGAGGCGGTTGGCGTAGGCGGCGGCGCCGGGACCTTGAAGCCGGATCTCGCCCATATGCGAGACGTCGAAGACCCCGACGCCAGAGCGCACGGTCCGGTGCTCGGTCAGGATCCCCTCGTACTGGATCGGCATCTCGTGGCCGGCGAAGGGCACCATCTTCGCCCCAAGGGCTACGTGACGGGGATGGAACGGGGTCCGCTTCGGTGCGGTTGCGGTTTCGAGCATCCTCTTTCCATTGGGACAGTTGCGGCGTGAAAGGCGGTCGCTACCTTACCACATTCGCGGGGGATTTCAAACCGCCGCCTGGGCCGTGCGGCGCCGTGGGCGGGCCGGCTGGAGGAGCGGGCGCAACGCCTCGCCGGTGAACGAGTCGGACACGGCCGCGACGGCTTCCGGCGGGCCCTCGGCGATGATCCGCCCGCCCGCCTCTCCCCCTTCGGGGCCCAGATCCAGGATCCAGTCCGCCCGCTTGATCACATCGAGGTTGTGCTCGATGACGATGACCGTGTTTCCCCGCTCCGTCAGACGGTCGAGCACCTCGAGGAGCATCCGGACGTCCTCGAAGTGGAGCCCGGTGGTCGGCTCGTCCAGGATGTAGAGCGTCCGCCCCGTCTCGACCCGGGAGAGCTCGGTCGCGAGCTTGACGCGCTGTGCCTCTCCGCCCGAGAGGGTCGTCGCGGGCTGGCCCAGGTGGACATATCCGAGCCCCACGCCCTGGAGCGTCTCGAGCTTCCGACGGATCGCCGGGATGGGACCGAGGAGCTCGAGCGCGTCGTCGACCGTCATCTCGAGCACGTCGGCGATCGACTTACCCTTGTATGTCACCTCGAGCGTCTCGCGGTTGTACCGCTTGCCGCGGCAGACGTCGCACGTGACGTAGACGTCGGGGAGGAAGTGCATCTCGATCTTCGTGAGCCCGTCCCCGGCGCAGGCCTCGCAACGGCCCCCCTTCACGTTGAAGCTGAACCGCCCCGCCGAATACCCGCGCACCTTCGCTTCCGGGACCTGCGCGAAGAGGTCGCGGATCAGGCCGAAGACGCCCGTGTACGTGGCCGGGTTGGAGCGCGGCGTCCGCCCGATCGGCGACTGGTCGATGGCGACGACCTTGTCGATCTGGTCGAGTCCCACGATCCGGTCGTGCCGTCCCGGGGTCTCCTTCGCCAGGTGAAGCCGCTTCGCGAGCGCCTTGTAGAGAATGTCGTTCACGAGGGTGCTCTTCCCCGAGCCGGAGACCCCCGTCACGCAGACGAACGTGCCCAGAGGGAACCGGGCGTGGATCGACTTGAGGTTGTTGTGGCGCGCTCCGATCACCTCGAGCCGCGCCCCGCTTCCGGAGCGCCGCGTCCGCGGCACCGCGATCTCGCTCGCCCCGGCGAGATACCGGCCGGTGAGCGAGTCGGGCGTTGCCCGGACGGATTCGAGCGTGCCCTGCGCCACGAGGTAGCCGCCGCGGCGGCCCGCGCCGGGACCCAGGTCCACGATGTGGTCCGCGGCCTCCATCGTCTCCCGGTCGTGCTCCACCACGAGAACCGAATTGCCGAGGTCGCGGAGCGCCAGGAGCGTGCCCAGGAGCTTCTGGTTGTCGCGGGGGTGGAGCCCGATGCTCGGCTCGTCGAGGATGTAGAGGACCCCGGTGAGCCGCGATCCGATCTGGGTCGCCAGGCGGATCCGCTGCGCCTCGCCCCCCGAGAGCGTCGATGCGGCGCGCTCGAGCGTCAGGTATCCCACCCCGACGTCGAGGAGGAACTGGAGCCGCGCCAGAAGCTCCTTCACGATCGGCGCGGCGATCGAAGATTCCCGCGGCCCGAGCGAGAGCCCCCGGATCGTCTGGAGCGCCCGCTC from Candidatus Eisenbacteria bacterium carries:
- a CDS encoding glycine dehydrogenase subunit 2, whose protein sequence is MSELTLRELSVPGHRGPRLMPLDVPAQGAERVIPKDRLRRAAPALAEVSEPVAVRHFVNLSTLNHHIDKAIYPLGSCTMKYNPKLNDEVARIAGFAMLHPLQPEETSQGAMAVIWELQDWLKTVMGMPAITTQPVAGAQCELTAILMTRAYHRDRGDAREEVIVPDSAHGTNPSTVHQVGYRVVTVPSGPDGRVEMDALRNAITKKTAAMMLTNPNTLGIFETHVGEIARLVHEAGALLYLDGANLNAMVGLANPGAMGFDFAHINLHKTFSTPHGTGGPGGGVLCTRQELEPYLPLPVLEKNGERYSWSYERPRSIGRVHSHYGNFGILLRALCYMRTLGGTGISEVSREAILNANYLKARLVEAYAPSHPGYCMHEFVLSASRQKARGVKALDVAKRLLDFGMHAPTTYFPLIVDEALMIEPTETETKASLDSFAEAMLTIDRETIEDPARVKAAPTKTPVRRLDEARAARRLELSWQDTEAHGGAA
- the gcvH gene encoding glycine cleavage system protein GcvH; amino-acid sequence: MNVPKSLHYTKEHEWIRVEGDEVIVGVTDYAQGELGDVIFVELPAPGTKVAQMKAFGTIDAVKTVSDLFAPVGGEVTAVNTELKENPALVNQSPYDKGWMVRIRVANPKEIDTLLNAGAYEKHLGAHA
- a CDS encoding aminomethyl-transferring glycine dehydrogenase subunit GcvPA; its protein translation is MSFVGRSDAERRQMLERIGAPNLESLWASIPEEFRVTGPLPLPAPLAEYEIARKFEQWGERNADASRYACFLGGGIYDHFIPAALRSIISRSEFATAYTPYQPEVSQGTLQVMFEYQSLIRELTGMEVANASMYDGATAAAEAAHLAAGATGRTRVLVSAGLHPHYREVLRTYASAGGFTVEDLPLAGGRTSAASIARAEGPQIAAVIWPQPNFEGIVEDGKVLTEAAHAAGGYSIAVADPVALAILTPPGEDGADIVVGEGQPIGVPMSYGGPLVGFFAIRKTDVRRLPGRLAGATVDLDGKRGYVLTLQTREQHIRRERATSNICTNQGLMSIANTVHLALLGAQGMRDVATQCLERAHYLAGRLAEIPGITLANGDAPYFREFVVRLPGSAEAFARAALERKILAGIPLARFDRARGKDLLVAVTEKRSREELDRYVETAAQWARTAAAKAPAEAACRS
- the gcvT gene encoding glycine cleavage system aminomethyltransferase GcvT produces the protein MLETATAPKRTPFHPRHVALGAKMVPFAGHEMPIQYEGILTEHRTVRSGVGVFDVSHMGEIRLQGPGAAAYANRLVTNEAGNLPGGKVVYTPMCLETGGIIDDLLVYASGPDRLLVVNASNFEKDIAWIRRHAPADVTVVDENAQTAQLAVQGPRAEAVVARLYGDRARALGFYEAFEEGAGDDWTLVSRTGYTGEDGFEIYVRAPRALDLWDRVFEAGKSEGIRPIGLGARDTLRLEMGYCLYGNDIDETTNPLEAGLGWTVRWEKQDFIGLDALRRVKEAGVNRRLLGLVLEEDRIARAGCEVRFDEKPVGRVTSGSMGISVGRPVAMAYLAGDAAKPGARVEVITRGTSAPAAVTSRPIYRNGSVKSPKPRSPK
- a CDS encoding methylaspartate mutase; this encodes MNSILATDCGSTTTKAILIERRGDEYRLIVRGEAPTTVEAPFEDVTRGVLNAIMEVEELAGRKILDGERIMTPQSGTQGVDLYISTSSAGGGLQMMVSGVVKSMTGESAQRAALGAGAIVMDVIASNDGRLPYQKIKRIRQLRPDMILLSGGVDGGTTSHVAEMAELLAAADPKARLGAGYELPVIYAGNKDARKIVEERLAHKTALKITDNLRPVLERENLTPARDMIHDLFMEHVMAHAPGYRKLMTWSPVPIMPTPGAVGLIIETIARDEKISVIGVDIGGATTDVFSVFQSVFNRTVSANLGMSYSVSNVLAEAGLPNILRWVPFEISEHDLRNRIKNKMIRPTTIPQTLEELIIEQAISREALRLAFEQHKMLAVGLKGVQQERTISDTFEQTGSGETLVRLDHLDLLVGSGGVLSHAPRRAQAALMLLDAFLPEHVTELAVDSIFMMPQLGVLSTVHPRAAKQVFEKDCLIRLGSTVAPVGPGKEGVTALRASLEFPDGRRETLSIPYGYLKLVPVPEGESVKAVLNPERGLDVGAGKGREREVVLKGGVVGVIFDCRGRQPFTLPADRDRRISKLAEWNEALDAYPVAAVKV